The DNA sequence GACAGCGCCGGCGAACCGCCGCGCAGCCGGTAGCCGGTGGCGTCCTGGCGGTCGGCCGCCAGGCCCGGCGCGGTGAACTTCGGGTCGGCGACGACGGCGTGCGCGTCCCCGGCCGGGACGGTCGTGACGTTCTGGTACAGGTTGTGGTCGTAGATCCCGTACGCGTCGCTGAACGCCGACCCGCCCGCGCGCCCGACGAAGATGTTGTCGGAGAACTCCAGCGGGTCGGTGGTGTAGTTCATCAGCAGCCGCTCGGCGTTCGGGGCGTAGATCGTGTTGCCGTACACCTGCACGCGCCCGGTCTCCAGGCAGATCACCGTGACGACGCCGACCGGGTCGGTGCCACCGTTGAAGTCCGGGTAGTAGCCGTTGGAGAAGTCGTTCTGGCTGATGTTGTAGCGGACCGTGGTGCGGTCCGTCGGCCGGCCGGCGTCGGCGCAGACCACCAGCATGCCGCCCTGGTTCTCGCGGCTGAGGTTGTGCTCGAACACCGTGTCGAGGTTCGCGTGCTCGGTCATGTACGCCGCCGAGGGCAGCGGGCCGGAGCCGTGGCCGTAGGAGACCTCGTTGTAGCGGAACACCGTGCCGTCGGCGTTGAACGCGCTGAGCGCGGCGGTGTAGGACGGCGCGCGCTCGGCCCAGCCGCGGAAGGTGTTGTACTCCACCACGGCGTTCGTCGCGTTGTAGACGCCGACCGCGTCCCCGCCGATGTCCTCGCCGTAGTTGTGGGCGATGCGCAGCCGGGTGATCGGGAAGTACGTGGTGCCGCGGCCGTCGGGGTACTGCGCGCGCTTCTCCCAGTCGGACGACGTCGCGATGCCCTGCCGGTCGACGTGCCGCAGCGTGTTGCCCTCGATGACGACGTCGTCGAAGCCGCTCGGCTTGGTCGTGCCGCCCGCCTTGAAGACGATCGCACCGCTGACGGTCGGGGTGTGCGGGTTGCGGCAGTCACAGCCGTTGACGTCGTGGACGTCGACGCCCGAAACGACGAGGTGGTGCGCGACGCCGAAGTCCTCGAGCTGGACGTAGACGCCGATGCGCAGCTCGGTCTCGCCCGGCGGCGGGCCCTGGTTGCTGAGATCGAGGTCGCGCACCTCCCAGCCCTCGACGTTGTGCAGCAGCACCGCGGCGAGCGCGCCGTGCGCGTCGATCTTCGGCTTGGCGCCCCAGCCGTAGGTGCCGGTGGTGATCGGCCGGCCGGCGGTGCCCGAGCCCTTCGGCGCGAACGTGCCGTCGCACGTCGTCCCGCGCTTGAACGTGATCCGGCTGCCGGGCGTGAACACGACGGAGTTCACCTTGGCCAGCGTCTTCCACGCCTGCCCGGCGCCGAGCCCGGACGCCGAGTCATGGCCGCCGGCGCAGTCGACGTAGTACTGGGTCCCCCGCGCGTGCGAAGTGTCGGCGAGTGCGGCCGGGGTGCTGAGCCCGACGACGGTCAGCACCCCGGAGACGAGGGCGAGTCTGCGAATCCACGCAGCGGTCATCGTGGGTCCTTCCTGGTTTCGGCGGGGGTTCTGCGAACCCCCGGATGGTCACCACGCGCACTCGTGCGCAACTCGCGACGACCTGGATTCCGTCCGCGTCAGCCCGGTTCGAGCCAGGTTGGACCGCTCCCTGGCACGGTCAGCGGACCCTGACGAGGCGGCACCGGACGTCCGCCACCAGAAGGCAGGAAGTGATGAAGAGTCTTTCCGACGACGCCATCCACAGGCAGGGCGGAGATCTCCGGGGCCTCGCCGGCGACACGTACCTGGACCTGGGCACCTGCGTGAACCGGTACGGGCCGCCGTCCGCGGTCCGCGTCGCGCTGCGGGAGCTGGACGTCCAGCGGCTGCGCGCCCACCCCTACGAAGCCGACTCGCTGTTCCGGGCCACCTACGCGAACTACCTCACGGTGGACCCCGAACTGCTGGTCTCCGGCCGCGGGATCACCGAGTTTATCCGGGTGCTGGCGCGGTTGCTGCCGGCGGACCGGATCGCCGTGGTCACCCCGGACTACACCGACAGCATCCGCTGGTTCACCAACCACCTGCCGCCCGCGAACGGCGGGATCGACACCGTCGCGACGCGGCTCGCGCGGGTCGCCGAGGGCATGGCGCGCTACGACTACGTCGTGCTGTCGAACCCGAACAACCCGCTGGGCCTGCACATCCCGCCCGGGGACCTGGCCGAGGTGTGCCGTGAGAACCCGGCCTCGACGCTGATCGTCGACGAGGCGTACGTCGACTTCCTCGGCGGCGGCACCCGGCGGTCGATGGCGTGGTCCGGACTGTCCAATGTGGTCGTCCTGTCGTCGCCGAACAAGCTCTTCGGCATCGCCGGCGCCCGCACCGGTGCCATGTGGACGGTCAACGAGGACCTGCGGGCGGCCGTCGCCGCCCAGCGGCTCAACTGGCCGTTGTCCTATGTGGACTCGGTGGTGGCGATCGCGGCGTTGCGGGAGACGGCCTGGGCCGAGCGCACCCGCGAGCGGCTGCTCGTCAACGCGGCGGCGATGGAGGCCCTGCTGGTCCGGCGTTATCCGGGCGTGGTCAAGGGCGCGCCGGTGCACTACCGGTTCGTCGCCTCCGAAGACCCGCAACGCGACTACGACGAGCTGGTCCGGGCGGGCGTGGTGGTACGCGTCTTCGGCGACGACCAGGCGGGCCGCGTCCCGGGCCTGCGCATCACCGCTCCGACGGACGACGAGTTCCCGCTGCTGGCCGCGGCTCTCGCCGGTTAGGACCCCGGGTGCCGGGGCGTGTCCACCACCGCCCCGGCACCCGTCTCACCCACCCGTCGTGAGTGTTCAGGGCGGTTAGAACCGCCCTAAACACTCACGACCGGGACGCGCGCAGCCGGGCCGCCGTCGCCTCGACGTGGGCCGCCATCGCCGCGCGGGCCGCGGGCGGGTCACCCGCCAGGATCGCGTCGAGGATCTTCGCGTGCTGGGCCTGCGAACGCTCCGGGTCCGGCGGGATCCCGTCGAGCCACCCGGCGAGCCGCATCCGGACGTCGGCGACCACGGTCGTCAGCGAACCGGACCCGGTGACCTCCGCGATCGCCAGGTGCAGCCGCGCGTCCCGGCGCCGGTGATCGGCCGGGCCGGCCACGACGTCGGCCGCGGCGAACGTCGTGACCAGGTGCCGCCGGTCCGCCGAACTCAGCCGCCGTCCCGCCGCCAGCTCGGCCGCGCCCGTCTCCACCACGTGCCGCAGGCGCAGGACGTCGTCCAGTTCGGCCGCGTCGAGCCGCCCGGTCCGCTGCGGCGCGGGCAGCCGTTCGACGACGAACGTGCCGCCGTAGCGGCCTCGCCGGGATTCGACGTACCCCTCGGAAGCGAGCGCCCGCAACGCTTCCCGCAGTGTCACGCGGCTGACGGCGAGCCGCTCGGCCAGCTCCCGTTCGGCCGGCAGCCGCGAGCCCGCGGCGACGACGCCGAGCCGCACCAGCTGCCGCAGCCGTTCGATCGTCTCCTCGACCGCCCGGCCCGCCCGCACCGGCCGGAACACGGCGTCGAGCTCGCCGGTCACGCCGGCACCGGACGGCACCGCAGCAGCACCGCCTCGCCGTCGGTGACGGCGAACTCCGCGGCCACCGGGACGGCCGGCCGCCGCGCGGCCGCTACCGAACCCCAACGCCGCAACACCTTCACCGGACACAGCAGCCATTCACGCACCTCTGACCGGCCCACCCGCAACACCGCACCCAACTCCCCGCTCACGACGGCACCGGACGGCAACGCCACCTCGCCCTGGATACCGCGAACTCCGCAGCCACCGGCACATCCAGCCGGCGCGCGGCCGAACCCACCCGCAACACCGCACCCAGATCGCCGGTCACGCCGGCACCGGACGGCACCGCAGCAGCACCGCCTCACCGTCGGTGACGGCGAACTCCGCGGCCACCGGGACGGCCAGCCGCCGCGCGGCCGCGATGGTGAGCGAACCCAGGTGCTGCACCGTCTTCACGCGCAGCGCCGGCGCGCGCCGGCGCAGCTCGGGGACCGTCGACGTCCGGGTGCCCCCGGCCGCGGCGACCGTGGCCGTCGGCTTGTCCGCCACCCGGTACTCGCGGACGGCGAGCTCCGGGCCCGCCAGCACGACCAGGTCCGGGTGCAGCGGCTCGGCCAGCTGCTCGGCGAGGCCCAGGAACGCCTGCACCCGGACGCGCTCGCCGTCGGGCGCCGCGCGGACGTGCGCGCTCGCCTCCGCCGCGGTGAACCGCTGCAGCGCGAACGCCAGCCGCGGGAACTCACGAGCGCCGTCTTCGGCGAGAGCGAGCAGCTCCAGCATCGCCTCGGCCACCGTGCCGGGGCCGAGGTTGTTGAAGACCGGCCCGATCGGCAGGTCCGAGCGCCGCGGCCGGATCTGCCACGCCCGCACCGAAACCGGCTCTTCGACCAGCCCCGCGTACTCCGCGAACGGGTCGGCGGGCCGTTGCCGCACCAGGTCCCGCCAGTGCCGGACGGGCGCGGTCAGGACGATCGTCTCCGGCACCGGGACCAGGTCACCGACCCGGTGCAGGGCCCCGATCGCGGGGCCCGCGAACCCGTCGTCGCCGCAGCGCTCGTCCGTGATCGGCAGCCACCGCACCTCGTCCCGGCCGTCCGGGTACGACGGCCCGGCGGGTTCCCCTTCGCGCGTTGCGCACAACTCGTGCTCCCAAGACGTGCTTGCCGAACCGGACCTGAGCCGACGAACCGTCCGGGCAGCGGGGTGGTCCCCCGCTGCCCGGACGGCACGTTCCGAACTGATCAGCCTGCGCGGCGGCTGCCTTCTTCGCGCAACGCGAGCACCCGGGCCAGCGCGGCCCGCAACTCGTGCTCGGGGTGGCGGGGCAGCTCCCCGGCCCGCCAGGCGACGAACCCGTCCGGCCGGACGAGGACCGCGCCGCTGGCGGTGACGCCGTAGGCCGCGGCCCACCGGTCGTCCGGGTCGTCGAACTCGAAACCCACGCGGTGGACGTCCACCTCGAGGCCGAGCGCCGCCGCGGCCGCCTTGGCCGCCGCGACCCAGCCGACGCCGGCCGGCCCGGCCAGCACCGTGAAGGACCCGGTGAACAGGTCCAGTGTGGACAGTCCGGCGCCGCCCTGTTCCAGCCGCACGTGCGGCGCCCGCAGCCCGGGCTCGCCGCTGGGCGTGCGCGGGTCCTCGACGGGCCGGCCCGCGCCGGCCGTCCCGGCGAGGACCGCCGACGAGCGGTACCGATACCCGAAGATCATGGCCAGGTCGTCGGTCTTCGTGTTGTCCCCGGCCCCTTCGTGGCGGTCGTGGAGCAGCTGCATCGCGCTTTCGAGCGTCAGCCGGGCGACCGGCCGGCGTTCGTCCTCGTAGGTGTCGAGCAGCTCGTCACCGGCGCCGTCGTCGAGCACGGCGGCGAGTTTCCACGCCAGGTTGTGCGCGTCGGCGATGCCGGTGTTCGCGCCGTAGCTGCCTGACGGCGGCACGACGTGCGCCGCGTCGCCGGCGAAGAACACCCGCCCGGCCCGGTAGCGCCGGGCGACCCAGCCGCCGATCGTGGTGGTCGTGACGATCCGGTCGGACCCCGGCATCGACGGGACGAGCCGGATGTCGACGTCCGGGAGCCCGATCGCCTGCCGGGCCAGCGCCACGCAGTGCTGCCGCGTGAAGTCGGCGACGCTCTCGCCCAGTTCGGGCCGGTACGGCACGGAGAGCGCCCACCGCCCGAACTCCCGCAGCGGGATCAGGGTCGAGCCCTTCGTCGGCCGGTCCAGGTAGGCGAGCAGGAACCGGCGGCCCTGCAGCGCGGCCCCGAGGTCGGCGTCGAACACGAAGTTCGCCACCTCGAGGAGCACTCCCGGCCCGTCGGCGCCGACGCCGAGCCGGTCGCGCAGACCCGCGCGGTGGCCGTCGGCGGCGACGACGTAATCGGCGTGGAGCCGGTGGTGGACCCCGGTTTCCAGGTTGCGCACGACCGCCGTGACGCCGTCGCCGTTGTCGGTCAGCGCGATCAGTTCGGTACCGAACCGCACGTCCGCACCGCTTTCTTCGGCGCGGGCGCGCACGATCCGTTCCAGTTCGTCCTGGTCGATCATCTCCCAGTCCGCCGGGCTGAGGGACGCCGGCGGCCGGGCCTGGGCGAGCACGTCGAACCGGAAGTGCTCCTGCCCGGCCAGGGTGTCCGCGCCGATCATGTCGGGCATGTCGGTGAGGATCGACGTCCGGTCCCGGATGGCCTCCGCGAGCCCCAGGGCGCGGTAGATCTCCATGGAGCGCGGGTTGAACGCGCGCGCCTGGGGCAGCAGGGCCGTGGAGGGATGCCGTTCGACCAGGATCGGGCGAACCCCGAGCCTTGCGAGGAAGAGCGCCGTGGACAGGCCGGTGATGCCCCCGCCCACGATGAGCACCGCTGTCTCGTGGTTGCCCGGCTCGGTCATCGCGCCGATGCCCCGGCCTTGTGCTCGTCGGCGGCCGCGGCCGCCTGGCCGGCACCCTGCTTCTTGCCCGGCAGCAGGGTCGTGAACAGCAGCGCCAGCACCAGGACCCCGACGCTGACGGCGATCGCGCTGACCGTGGCGGACTCGAACCCGCTGCCCAGCCGCGAGAAGAACACCGTGCCGAACAGCGCGATCCCGGTCGCGGTGCCGAGCTGGACGGTCGTGTTCACCAGACCGGAAGCGGCGCCGGCCTGCTGCATCTGGATCTCCGACATCGAGACGCCGAACAGCGAGTTCAGCACCGCGCCCATGCCGAGCCCGAAGCCGATGACCGGGGCCAGCAGCGCCCACACGTTCAGGTCGTGGCCCAGCTGCTGCACCAGGACCGCGATCGCGACCAGGCTGGCCAGCAGCACCACGATCGCCCCGGCGGTGAACGCCCGCCCGAGCTTCGGGGCCAGCTGCATGCCCAGGACGTTGCCCACGACGATGCCGATCGTCGACGGCGCGAACGTCAGCGCGGCCTCCAGCGGCGAGAACCCGAGCCCGAGCTGCAGGTGCAGCGTCAGGATGAAGAAGACGCCGACCGCGGTGTTGATGCAGAGCATGACGGCCTGGCCGCCGGACAGGCTGCGGTACTTCAGCAGGGCCGGCGGGACCAGCGGTTCGCCGCCGCGCTTGGCCTTGATCCGCTGGTGCAGCGCAAAGATCGCGAGCAGCGGGATCGCGGCCACCATCAGGTAGATCGACCACTTCGGCCAGCCCAGCTCACGGCCCTGCACCAGCGGGTAGAAGATCGCGAACAGCCCCGCCGTCAGCAGCAGCAGGCCGCTGAAGTCCATGCGGTGCCGGAAGAACCCGGGCCGGCTCGGCATCGTGACCAGCGCGCCGATCAGCGCGAGCACGCCGATGGGCAGGTTGATCAGGAAGATCGCGCGCCAGCCGATGCCGAACAGGTCGGCCTGAGTCAGCACGCCGCCCAGCAGCGGCCCGGCGAGCCCGCCGATCGGGAACGCGCCCGCGTAGTAGGTCATCGCCTTGGGGCGTTCCTTCTCGTCGAACTCCGCGTGGATGAACGACAGGACCTGCGGCACCATCAGCCCGGACCCGACACCCTGGATCACGCGCGCGGCGATCAGCACCTCGACGTGCCCGGCGAGCCCGGCGGCCAGCGACGCGCCGGTGAACACGACCATGCCGGCGAGGAACAGCTTCTTGGTGCCGTACCGGTCACCCAGCCGGCCACCGGTGATCAGGGTGAGCGCGAACCCCAGCGCGTACCCGGCCGAAATCCACTGCAGCGCGGAATCCCCCGTGCCCAGCTCCCGCTGGATGGTGGGCAGCGCCACCGCCACGATCTGGTTGTCGATCATGTCCACCAGGACGGCCAGAACCGCGACCGCCAGTGCCCACCACCTGAGCGGGTGCTTCTCCACGACGTACTCCTTTTCCCACAGTGAACTCTCGTCTGCACTCATAATCAACGAGGCGACTCACACTGTCAACTACTTGTTTGATTAAGTCGATCAAGAGGTTGTCCGACTCATCCGAAACTACAATCAGTGACGTCGGGGCGGCAGAGTGCGACGGGCGCGTGACCGCCGCACGAATCCCCGCCCGGACACAAAAAAGCCGCTCGCACCGGCCGGCGGCCGGTGCGAGCGACAAGGGCCGGAGGCGACTGCTCCGTCGCGGGACCTACCAGCGGATCACCAGACGACGGGGACCTCGTGCGCGCCGTAGATCTGCATGTCGGTGCGCATCGGGATCTCCTCCAGCGGCACGGCCAGCCGCAGGTCCGGCAGCCGCTGCGCCAGCTTGGCGAACGCGATCCGCATCTCCATCCGGGCCAGCTCCTGCCCGAGGCACTGGTGCGCGCCGAAGGCGAACCCGACGTGCCGCTTGGGCTTGCGGGTGATGTCGAACGCCTCGGGGTTCTCGAACTGCGCCGGGTCCCAGTTCGCCGACTCGGTCGAGAGCAGGATCGGGTCGCCGGCGCGAATGTGCCGGCCACCCAGCTCGAGGTCCGTCTTCGCCGTGCGCGGCAGGCAGAACGGCCCGACCGTGAGGTAGCGCAGGATCTCCTCGACCGCGCGCTCGGCCAGATCCGGTTGCCGGCACAGGGTTTCCCACTGTTCGCGGTAGTGCAGCAGGGTCAGCGCGCCGAGGCCGATCATGTTCGCGGTGGTCTCGTAGCCCGCGATCATCATCAGGTTCCCGATGGCCACCAGCTCGTCGTCGGTGAGCGGGACGCCGTCGTCGGGCACGGCTTCGATGAGGTTGCTCATCAGCCGGCCGTCCGGCTGCGCGCGCTTCTCGTGGACCAGCGCGCGCATGTCGTCGGACATCCCGGTCATGGCGTCGAGCAGACCTTCCTTGGTCCGCTCGAGGCTCATGATGACGTGCGTGCGCTCCTGGAACAGCTTGCTGTCCTCGTAGGGCATCCCGAGCAGCTCGCAGATCACCAGCGACGGCACCGGCGTCGCGAAGTCCGGGATGAGGTCGGCGGGCGAACCGCCGGCGACCAGCACGTCCAGCTGGTCGTCGACGATCTTCTCGATCCGCGGCACCAGCGACTTGAGCCGCTTGACCGTGAACATCCCGGTCATCAGCTTGCGGTAGTGCGTGTGGTCCGGCGGGTCCATCCCGATGAACGACACGCCGAACCCGGACGCCAGGTACTCATCGGGGCTGAGGGTGACCGACGTGACCGAGGTCTGGAACTTCCGCTGGGCGCTCACGTCGGGGTGCACCAGCACGCTGGTGACGTCGTCGAAGCGGGTGACCAGCCAGCCGGTGTTCCCGTCCGGCAGGGCCACCTCGCTGACCGGGGTCTCCTCGCGCAGCTGCGCGTACTCGTCGGGCGGGGCCAGCGGGCACCGCCGGGTCATCGGCACGGGCTTGGGCTGGGTCTGGGTCATCGCACTTGCTCCTTTCCGCGGATCGCGAGTCAGATGTCGAGGGTGATGCCGTAGTGCGTGAGCCAGGTGTTGAACTGCAGCGCCATCTCGACGTTCATCCGGCTCGGCCAGTCCTGCGAAACCCCCTTGGGGTGCCGGAAGACCTCGTCGACGGACGCCTGGTCCAGCAACGGCCGGATCGGCGCGTTCGGGTCGGCCAGCGTCTCGGCGAGCAGCCCGTGCAGCGCCTCGGTGTAGGCCGGGTCCTGCGTGACGGGGTAAGGCGCCTTGCGCCGCTCGAACACCGACTCCGGGAGCAGGTCCTTGACAGCGGCGCGCAGGATGCTCTTCTCGCGGCCGTCGAACGACTGGAACGCCCACGGCGCGTTGTACATGTACTCGACGAGCCGGTGGTCCAGGAACGGCAGCCGCGCCTCGAGCCCGCACGCCGCGGCCAGCCGGTCGCCGCGTTCGAGCAGCATCGGCAGCCAGCGCATCAGCTTGACGTAGCGGACGTTCCGCATGATGCTCTCGAACTCGCTTTCGCCCTCCTGGTGCGGGGTTTCGCGCAGCGCCTGGGCGTAGTTGTCGCGGTAGTAGCTGTCCATGTCGAGCTTCTTCAGGAAGCCGTCGTTGAACAGGCCACGCCCCTGGCCCTTGACGCAGCCCGGCACCCGCTTCTCGTTGGCGATCCAGGGGAACGTGCCCGAGCGCACGAGCTCCTCGTCGTGCATCCAGCGGAACCCGCCGAACACCTCGTCGCCGACCTCGCCGGTCAGCGCGACGACCGAGTGTTCCCGGGTCGCGCGCATCATCAGCAGGTGCGACGCGTCCATGTCGCCGGCCGTGGTCGGCATGTCCTGCGCGACGAGCGCGGCGAGCCGGACCTCGGGGTCCATCAGGTCGCGGGTGTCGAGCACGAGGTGGATGTGCTCGGCCCCGTGGTACTGGGCGAGCTCGTCGGCGAACGGGCCGTCCGCGGTGTCGCGGGTGTCGTCCGGCCGGAAGTTCTCGCTGTACCCGACGTAGGTCGTCGTCACGCTGCGGACGCGTTCGCCGTTCTTCTTCAGCCAGCCGGCCGCGATCCCGGTGACGGCGCTGGAGTCGAGGCCGCCGGAGAGCAGCGTGCACAGCGGGACGTCGGCGGTCAGCTGGCCGAGGACGATGTCCTCCAGCAGCTGCCGGGTGTGCGAGATGGTGTTGTCCAGGTCGTCGGTGTGCGGCTTGGCTTCGAGCTCCCAGTACGTCCGGTCGACGACGCCGTTACGGCCGATCGCGAGCGTGTGCCCGGGCCGCAGCTGGTCCTGGTCCCGGAACACGGCCTCGCCCGGCAGCTTCGCCGTCGAGAAGACCTCGCGCAGGCCGTCGATGTCGACGACCGCCTTGGTCAGCGGGTGCGTCAGCAGCGCCTTCGGCTCGGACGAGAAGATCACACCTTCGGGCTGCAGGCTGTAGAACAGGGGCTTGATGCCGAACCGGTCGCGGACGAGCAGCATCGTCTCGGTGCGCAGGTCCCAGACCCCGAAGGCGTACATCCCTTCAAGGTGCTTGCCGCAGTCGGCACCCCATTCGAGGTAGGACCGCAGCACGACCTCGGTGTCGCTGCGGGTGCGGAAGTGGTGCCCCCGCCGTTCGAGCTCGCTGCGCAGCTCCTTGAAGTTGAAGACCTCCCCGGAGTACGTCAGCACGGCGATCGTGCGGCCGTCCTCCTCCGCGAACATCGGCTGAACGCCGCCGGCCAGGTCGATCACCGACGTCCTGGTGTGCCCGATCGCGACGTTCCGGGAGCACCAGACCCCGCGGGCGTTGGTGCCGCGGTGCTTCTGGGCCTCGTTCATCGCTTCGATCGTGGCGCGTTCCCCGGACAGGTCACGCCCGAAGTCCACCCAACCGGCGATACCACACATGCTGGCCTCCATCTGGTCGTTCGGCTGTGGCCGAGCCTGTCGACCACGGCTCGAACCCGCCTCGACAGCACCTCGGAACGACTTCCGAGGTGGACCGGATGCCCTCCGCTCAGGCGTGGTTGCGGAAGCCGAGCACCGTGCGCATGTAGATCGGCCAGAGGTACGGCGTCGCGTCGGTCTCGCCGCCGAGCAGCTCCTCGGCGTAGCACCGCGCGATCGGGTGGAATTCGAACCGGACCGGGCCTTCGTCCACCACGTCCTTCTGGATGCGCAGCAGCCCGTGCCCGACGAGCCGGGCCAGCAGCGCCTCGGCCCGTTTCGCCGGGCAGTCGAGCCGCACCGCGACCTCGGCCGCGGTGAACGAGCTCGCGCCGAGCGTCGGCAGCAGCCGGAACGCCGTCTGCGCGTGCGACGGCACCGACCGGTAGCTGCCGGCCAGCCGCGCCCGGACGTCGAGCTGGTTGAACTGCAACAGGTCCAGCGGCCGGTTGCTGGTTTCCAGGTGCTGGCGCATGTTCCGCACCGGCCACCCGGGCACCGACCGCAGCCGCGCGCCGATGCACCGCACCGCCAGGGGCAGGTAGCCGCACAACGCGACCAGGCTGCGCGCCTCGTCGCGTTCGGCGGCGATCCGGTCCCGCCCGACGATCACGGCGAGCATCTCGAGGCTCTCCTCGCCGGTCAGCGGTTCGAGGTCGATGGTGTGCGTGCCGGCCAGGCCCTGCAGGCCGGAACACGCGGTGGCCACGGCGGCGCACCGCGGCCCCGCCGGCAGCAGCGGCTGGACGTCGGCGTCCGAGGTGACGTCGTCCAGCACGACCAGCACGTTCCGGTCGACGCTCCAGGTCCGGAACATGGTCGCGCGCTCCTCGACGCTGTCGGGCAGCCGCTCGCCGGGGAAGCCGATCGACCGCAGGAACTGGCCGAGCACCTCCTTCGCCCCGGCGGCGGCGCCGAGGTTCGCGTAGAACTGCCCGTCGCCGAACGCCGGCCGCAGCCGGTGCGCGACGCGGACCGCGAACGTCGACTTGCCGACGCCGGGCATGCCCATCACGGACACGATCCGCAGCCCGTCGTCCGACCGCTCGGCCGGCGAAAGCCACCGCACGGCCGAGCCGATCAGCTCGGCGCGTCCGGTGAAGTCGGCGATGTCGTTGGGCAGCTGCGCGGGCGCGACCAGCTGCACCCGCTCGGCCGGGACCTCCGGCGCCGGGCGGGATTCGGCGGTCTCGGTCAGCATCGAGCGGTGCAGCCGCTGCAGATCGGGCGACGGTTCGAGGGCGAGCTCCTCGACGAGCCGGCCGCGGAAGCGCCGGTAGACGTCGAGGGCCTCGTCACGGCGCTGGCAGCGCTGCAGGGCGAGCATCAGCTGGCTGTGGAACCCCTCGTGGAGGGGCTGGGTCATGGTCAGTTCCTTGAGCTCGCTGACCAGGCCGCGGTGCCGGCCCAGCTGCAGGTCCGCCTCGATCCGGCCCTCCAGCGCCCGCAGCCGGCTCTCTTCGAGCCGCACGGCGTAGGCGCTGAGCAGCTCGCCGGTCTCGACGTCGCTCATCGCGGGACCGCGCCACAGCCGCAGCGCGTGCCGCAGCAGTTCGGTGGCCTCCCCGGGCTCGCCGCTTTCCAGCGCGGCA is a window from the Amycolatopsis sp. NBC_00355 genome containing:
- a CDS encoding FAD-dependent oxidoreductase; protein product: MTEPGNHETAVLIVGGGITGLSTALFLARLGVRPILVERHPSTALLPQARAFNPRSMEIYRALGLAEAIRDRTSILTDMPDMIGADTLAGQEHFRFDVLAQARPPASLSPADWEMIDQDELERIVRARAEESGADVRFGTELIALTDNGDGVTAVVRNLETGVHHRLHADYVVAADGHRAGLRDRLGVGADGPGVLLEVANFVFDADLGAALQGRRFLLAYLDRPTKGSTLIPLREFGRWALSVPYRPELGESVADFTRQHCVALARQAIGLPDVDIRLVPSMPGSDRIVTTTTIGGWVARRYRAGRVFFAGDAAHVVPPSGSYGANTGIADAHNLAWKLAAVLDDGAGDELLDTYEDERRPVARLTLESAMQLLHDRHEGAGDNTKTDDLAMIFGYRYRSSAVLAGTAGAGRPVEDPRTPSGEPGLRAPHVRLEQGGAGLSTLDLFTGSFTVLAGPAGVGWVAAAKAAAAALGLEVDVHRVGFEFDDPDDRWAAAYGVTASGAVLVRPDGFVAWRAGELPRHPEHELRAALARVLALREEGSRRAG
- a CDS encoding PEP/pyruvate-binding domain-containing protein encodes the protein MCATREGEPAGPSYPDGRDEVRWLPITDERCGDDGFAGPAIGALHRVGDLVPVPETIVLTAPVRHWRDLVRQRPADPFAEYAGLVEEPVSVRAWQIRPRRSDLPIGPVFNNLGPGTVAEAMLELLALAEDGAREFPRLAFALQRFTAAEASAHVRAAPDGERVRVQAFLGLAEQLAEPLHPDLVVLAGPELAVREYRVADKPTATVAAAGGTRTSTVPELRRRAPALRVKTVQHLGSLTIAAARRLAVPVAAEFAVTDGEAVLLRCRPVPA
- a CDS encoding aminotransferase class I/II-fold pyridoxal phosphate-dependent enzyme, which produces MKSLSDDAIHRQGGDLRGLAGDTYLDLGTCVNRYGPPSAVRVALRELDVQRLRAHPYEADSLFRATYANYLTVDPELLVSGRGITEFIRVLARLLPADRIAVVTPDYTDSIRWFTNHLPPANGGIDTVATRLARVAEGMARYDYVVLSNPNNPLGLHIPPGDLAEVCRENPASTLIVDEAYVDFLGGGTRRSMAWSGLSNVVVLSSPNKLFGIAGARTGAMWTVNEDLRAAVAAQRLNWPLSYVDSVVAIAALRETAWAERTRERLLVNAAAMEALLVRRYPGVVKGAPVHYRFVASEDPQRDYDELVRAGVVVRVFGDDQAGRVPGLRITAPTDDEFPLLAAALAG
- a CDS encoding cytochrome P450 is translated as MTQTQPKPVPMTRRCPLAPPDEYAQLREETPVSEVALPDGNTGWLVTRFDDVTSVLVHPDVSAQRKFQTSVTSVTLSPDEYLASGFGVSFIGMDPPDHTHYRKLMTGMFTVKRLKSLVPRIEKIVDDQLDVLVAGGSPADLIPDFATPVPSLVICELLGMPYEDSKLFQERTHVIMSLERTKEGLLDAMTGMSDDMRALVHEKRAQPDGRLMSNLIEAVPDDGVPLTDDELVAIGNLMMIAGYETTANMIGLGALTLLHYREQWETLCRQPDLAERAVEEILRYLTVGPFCLPRTAKTDLELGGRHIRAGDPILLSTESANWDPAQFENPEAFDITRKPKRHVGFAFGAHQCLGQELARMEMRIAFAKLAQRLPDLRLAVPLEEIPMRTDMQIYGAHEVPVVW
- a CDS encoding MFS transporter, encoding MEKHPLRWWALAVAVLAVLVDMIDNQIVAVALPTIQRELGTGDSALQWISAGYALGFALTLITGGRLGDRYGTKKLFLAGMVVFTGASLAAGLAGHVEVLIAARVIQGVGSGLMVPQVLSFIHAEFDEKERPKAMTYYAGAFPIGGLAGPLLGGVLTQADLFGIGWRAIFLINLPIGVLALIGALVTMPSRPGFFRHRMDFSGLLLLTAGLFAIFYPLVQGRELGWPKWSIYLMVAAIPLLAIFALHQRIKAKRGGEPLVPPALLKYRSLSGGQAVMLCINTAVGVFFILTLHLQLGLGFSPLEAALTFAPSTIGIVVGNVLGMQLAPKLGRAFTAGAIVVLLASLVAIAVLVQQLGHDLNVWALLAPVIGFGLGMGAVLNSLFGVSMSEIQMQQAGAASGLVNTTVQLGTATGIALFGTVFFSRLGSGFESATVSAIAVSVGVLVLALLFTTLLPGKKQGAGQAAAAADEHKAGASAR
- a CDS encoding FadR/GntR family transcriptional regulator → MTGELDAVFRPVRAGRAVEETIERLRQLVRLGVVAAGSRLPAERELAERLAVSRVTLREALRALASEGYVESRRGRYGGTFVVERLPAPQRTGRLDAAELDDVLRLRHVVETGAAELAAGRRLSSADRRHLVTTFAAADVVAGPADHRRRDARLHLAIAEVTGSGSLTTVVADVRMRLAGWLDGIPPDPERSQAQHAKILDAILAGDPPAARAAMAAHVEATAARLRASRS